A single Sulfurimonas aquatica DNA region contains:
- the lysA gene encoding diaminopimelate decarboxylase codes for MIDFKELANKYQTPLYVYDFDYMAAQYDELKSAFKGRKSIIAYAVKANSNLSVVKHFADMGSGADCVSIGEVRRAFLAGVPSYKIIFSGVGKSDDEIREAIEKDILYINVESEAELGRVELIAKELGKVSRISIRVNPNIDPKTHPYISTGLHDNKFGVDLNSAKRMYIKANNSEHLDPVGIHFHIGSQLTELEPIRESAEIVADLVRSLEGINIELKFFDIGGGLGIRYDNEITIKPYDYVQAILGTLTALDLTILCEPGRFLTANAGYFISKVLYEKQNGEKKFVVIDGAMNDLLRPSLYNAYHKIDVITDSKEEPRAVDIVGPVCESGDFFAKNYPLPPLNHNDLVIVNSAGAYGFGMGSNYNTRGRSAEVALESGEDRLIRKRETFEDLIALEQEFLKA; via the coding sequence ATGATTGATTTTAAAGAACTAGCAAATAAGTACCAAACGCCACTCTATGTATATGATTTTGATTACATGGCTGCTCAGTATGATGAGTTGAAAAGCGCTTTTAAAGGTAGAAAGTCCATTATCGCTTACGCTGTTAAGGCAAACTCAAACTTAAGCGTTGTCAAACATTTTGCAGATATGGGAAGTGGAGCTGATTGTGTCTCTATTGGAGAGGTGAGACGTGCCTTTTTGGCAGGAGTGCCTTCTTATAAAATTATTTTTTCTGGTGTTGGAAAGAGTGATGATGAGATTCGCGAAGCTATAGAAAAAGATATTTTATATATAAACGTTGAGAGTGAAGCGGAACTTGGTCGCGTTGAACTTATCGCCAAAGAGTTAGGCAAAGTATCACGTATTAGTATTCGCGTTAACCCAAACATAGATCCTAAAACGCATCCATATATTTCAACTGGTCTTCATGATAATAAGTTTGGTGTTGATTTAAATAGCGCTAAACGTATGTACATCAAAGCAAATAATTCAGAGCATCTAGATCCTGTTGGAATTCATTTTCATATAGGTTCACAACTAACGGAGTTAGAACCTATCCGCGAATCAGCAGAAATTGTTGCTGATTTAGTTCGCTCATTAGAGGGAATAAACATTGAGCTTAAGTTTTTTGATATCGGTGGTGGATTAGGAATTAGATACGATAATGAGATTACCATTAAGCCTTATGACTATGTTCAAGCTATTTTAGGAACATTGACTGCACTCGATTTAACTATTTTATGTGAGCCTGGCCGTTTCTTAACTGCAAACGCAGGCTATTTTATCTCAAAAGTACTGTACGAGAAGCAAAATGGAGAGAAAAAGTTTGTTGTTATAGATGGTGCGATGAATGATCTTTTACGCCCCTCACTTTATAATGCTTATCATAAGATAGACGTTATAACAGACTCAAAAGAGGAGCCACGGGCTGTAGATATCGTAGGTCCAGTATGTGAAAGTGGTGACTTTTTTGCTAAGAACTATCCACTACCCCCACTCAATCATAATGATTTAGTTATTGTAAACAGTGCTGGTGCATATGGATTTGGCATGGGAAGCAACTACAATACACGTGGACGTAGTGCAGAGGTGGCACTTGAGAGCGGAGAAGATAGACTCATAAGAAAGCGTGAAACTTTTGAAGATCTAATCGCTTTAGAGCAAGAGTTTTTAAAAGCTTAA
- a CDS encoding transaldolase: MYIEDLKFSLWADFIERDYLDNEFKELINSGVINGATSNPAIFKNAILNSPAYKEQLQTLGSLSPKEKYEAVAIYDITKAADILKPLYDKNDDGYVSIEVDPFFCDDAEATIAEGKRLFKSINRKNVMIKVPATDAGYLAMKELTSLGIPVNATLIFKKSQAIKCAEAFKAGVETFGSYVDTVISVFVSRIDRALDAKLSELGIDVALSGIYNSAAIYAEVESMNVNGCRTLFASTGVKDDSLAADYYIENLLAFNSVNTAPIETIQAFRKNKKSAKALPINADVIEKHFLKIKNAGIDFDGLLDKQIDDGLVSFKDAFRDILESL; this comes from the coding sequence ATGTATATAGAAGATTTGAAGTTTTCACTCTGGGCAGATTTTATTGAAAGAGATTATCTTGATAATGAGTTTAAAGAGCTCATTAATAGTGGTGTGATTAATGGTGCCACATCAAATCCTGCCATTTTTAAAAATGCTATACTAAACTCTCCTGCATATAAAGAACAGCTTCAGACCCTTGGTTCTCTCTCGCCAAAAGAGAAATATGAAGCAGTTGCAATCTATGACATAACAAAAGCTGCAGATATCTTAAAACCACTTTATGATAAAAATGATGATGGATATGTAAGTATAGAAGTTGATCCTTTCTTTTGTGATGATGCTGAGGCAACTATTGCCGAGGGAAAAAGACTTTTTAAGAGTATAAATAGAAAAAATGTCATGATTAAAGTGCCAGCTACCGATGCGGGCTACCTTGCTATGAAAGAGTTAACTTCACTTGGTATTCCAGTTAACGCGACACTTATTTTTAAAAAATCACAGGCGATAAAGTGTGCTGAGGCATTTAAAGCAGGAGTTGAGACTTTTGGCTCTTATGTAGACACGGTGATAAGCGTATTTGTGAGTCGAATAGATAGAGCTCTTGATGCTAAGTTGAGTGAACTAGGCATTGATGTAGCCCTAAGCGGAATATATAATAGTGCTGCTATATATGCTGAAGTTGAGAGTATGAACGTCAATGGATGCCGTACACTTTTTGCAAGCACGGGTGTTAAAGATGACTCTTTAGCAGCTGATTATTACATAGAAAATCTTTTAGCATTTAATAGTGTAAATACTGCTCCAATAGAGACAATTCAAGCCTTTAGAAAAAACAAAAAATCGGCTAAGGCACTGCCTATAAATGCAGATGTAATAGAAAAGCATTTTTTAAAAATTAAAAATGCAGGAATAGATTTTGATGGCTTATTAGATAAACAGATTGATGATGGTTTAGTTTCGTTTAAAGATGCGTTTAGAGATATACTGGAGTCATTATGA
- the pth gene encoding aminoacyl-tRNA hydrolase, whose product MLIVGLGNPGSDYESTRHNIGFMVIDELSSRFNAIDVTSSSFLGQTFKFKNHFLLKPQTYMNLSGDSVIKVKNFYKVENVVVIHDDLDLPFGSLRFKLGGGHGGHNGLKSIDSKISREYIRIRMGIGKPEHKGEVSSYVLGAFNEDQIKHLDEFISHTCDAVTFLLENSMEDTSSKYAIRSLKC is encoded by the coding sequence ATGCTTATAGTCGGACTAGGGAATCCTGGATCTGACTATGAAAGTACACGCCATAACATTGGTTTTATGGTCATTGATGAGCTCTCATCAAGATTTAACGCCATAGATGTCACGTCAAGCTCGTTTCTTGGGCAAACTTTCAAATTTAAAAATCATTTTTTATTAAAACCACAAACATATATGAACCTCTCAGGTGACTCTGTCATTAAGGTTAAAAATTTTTATAAAGTAGAGAATGTTGTTGTAATACATGATGATTTAGACCTTCCCTTTGGAAGTCTGCGTTTTAAGTTGGGAGGTGGGCATGGTGGCCATAATGGACTCAAATCAATTGATTCTAAAATTTCTCGTGAGTACATTCGCATTAGAATGGGTATCGGAAAGCCTGAACACAAGGGAGAAGTCTCCTCCTATGTACTTGGTGCGTTTAATGAGGATCAAATAAAACATTTAGATGAGTTTATCTCTCATACATGTGACGCAGTGACTTTTTTACTTGAAAATTCTATGGAAGATACAAGTTCTAAGTATGCTATTAGGTCACTTAAGTGTTAG
- a CDS encoding type IV pilus twitching motility protein PilT: MSDHVDVSKLTFEQLKRVRIHLKKMIEIGGSDLHIKANSVIRARINGNIVQFSGGILSKADALTFAKELLKGQFAEFVEKKELDLVYPFDDNNRFRVNIFFQMDGVSAVFRVIPVKIPSFNELHLPEVVRSFTQKERGLVLVTGVTGSGKSTTMAAIINEINLTKKKHIITIEDPIEFVHKDRGCIINQRSVGQDTLTFGTALRAALREDPDIILVGEMRDKETINLALHAADTGHLVVSTLHTIDAKETINRIISQFPTDEQNRVRVSLAGVIQGIISQRLVPTVDGGRRAAMEILVRTPTIEKLIMEDRDYEIRDAIEAGKEHYKSQSFDQSILELYDNKIISKEQALQNATSASDLELKISGLTGGMGSKDEEPKERRKINRDDDDVFELK; this comes from the coding sequence ATGAGTGATCATGTTGATGTAAGCAAATTAACATTTGAACAATTAAAAAGAGTTAGAATTCATCTTAAGAAGATGATTGAAATAGGGGGAAGTGACCTTCATATAAAAGCAAACTCTGTAATACGAGCTAGGATTAATGGAAATATTGTGCAATTTTCTGGTGGTATTCTCTCAAAGGCAGATGCATTAACATTTGCTAAAGAGTTACTCAAAGGTCAATTTGCAGAGTTTGTTGAGAAAAAAGAGCTCGATTTAGTCTATCCATTTGATGATAATAATCGTTTCCGTGTAAATATCTTTTTTCAAATGGATGGAGTTTCAGCAGTTTTTCGTGTAATCCCTGTAAAAATTCCATCATTTAATGAACTGCACCTTCCAGAAGTAGTTCGTAGTTTTACTCAAAAAGAGAGAGGGTTGGTCCTAGTTACTGGTGTTACTGGTAGTGGTAAGTCAACTACTATGGCCGCAATAATAAATGAGATAAATTTAACGAAGAAAAAGCATATTATTACTATTGAAGATCCGATTGAGTTTGTGCATAAAGATAGAGGATGTATTATAAATCAACGCTCAGTTGGTCAAGATACACTTACTTTTGGAACAGCTCTAAGGGCAGCTCTGCGTGAGGATCCAGATATTATTTTAGTTGGAGAGATGAGAGATAAAGAGACTATTAACCTTGCTCTACACGCTGCTGATACTGGTCACCTAGTTGTATCAACACTACACACCATTGATGCAAAAGAGACTATTAACCGTATAATTTCTCAGTTTCCAACAGATGAGCAAAATCGTGTTAGAGTCTCTCTCGCTGGTGTTATTCAAGGAATTATATCTCAAAGATTAGTGCCAACTGTAGATGGTGGTCGTCGTGCAGCTATGGAAATCTTAGTACGCACGCCAACAATTGAAAAATTGATTATGGAAGATAGAGATTATGAGATAAGAGATGCTATTGAAGCTGGAAAAGAGCACTATAAATCACAAAGTTTTGATCAATCTATACTTGAGCTTTATGATAATAAAATAATTTCAAAAGAACAAGCACTTCAAAACGCAACAAGTGCTTCAGATTTAGAACTTAAAATCAGTGGTCTTACAGGTGGTATGGGAAGTAAAGATGAAGAGCCAAAAGAGAGAAGAAAGATAAATCGAGATGATGACGATGTTTTTGAATTAAAGTAA
- a CDS encoding LptF/LptG family permease, with product MLAFKYVAFHYLKYFFIILGALVMFLVGFDYMGNTDGLSKSANLLLIYLVYKSFFAIDMLLPIALVFAMISTKIFLIRSNALVSFFSLGYSRVDILRPFVVVSTSIIVIFISLHSWSSFARADEFSNNIKKNSQYLSPTRDLFFTYKGQYVYFSKMLPLQEKAEGIRVFSIKNNSLKEVVVASSAVYRDEYWLIKEADVITKPDELSFTSNGIKISKSNDLKILEGFRPKILDQVYEGKVNFTIKNAIDAIILLNGQNINTSSIKGALYKIFIYPFFVPFLIIIIFFFVPISVRFLNVSLFSFGAILSTLLVWGILFMLIELSNTKTIPSELGVIAPIFLLFILAALQWRKYRTAT from the coding sequence GTGTTAGCCTTTAAGTATGTGGCCTTTCACTATCTAAAGTATTTTTTTATAATTCTTGGTGCTCTAGTCATGTTCTTGGTTGGATTTGACTACATGGGCAATACCGATGGCCTCTCAAAATCTGCAAATTTACTTTTAATATATCTAGTATATAAATCTTTTTTTGCCATAGATATGCTCCTTCCAATTGCATTGGTATTTGCCATGATATCAACAAAAATATTTTTAATACGATCAAACGCGCTTGTTTCCTTTTTTTCTTTAGGATACTCAAGAGTCGATATTCTACGCCCTTTCGTTGTCGTCTCTACAAGTATAATAGTTATTTTTATCTCTCTTCACTCTTGGTCTAGTTTTGCTAGAGCAGATGAATTTTCTAACAATATTAAAAAGAACTCTCAGTATTTAAGTCCAACTAGAGACCTTTTCTTTACATATAAAGGGCAGTATGTATATTTTTCCAAGATGCTTCCCTTGCAAGAAAAAGCAGAGGGGATACGTGTATTTAGTATAAAAAACAACTCATTAAAAGAGGTTGTAGTAGCATCCTCAGCAGTATATAGGGATGAATACTGGCTAATAAAAGAAGCGGACGTCATTACAAAACCTGATGAGCTAAGTTTCACCTCAAATGGAATAAAAATAAGTAAATCAAATGATTTGAAAATATTAGAAGGATTCCGTCCGAAAATTTTAGATCAGGTTTATGAGGGAAAAGTTAACTTTACCATTAAAAACGCTATAGACGCAATCATACTTTTAAATGGTCAGAACATAAATACTAGTAGCATTAAAGGCGCGCTTTATAAGATTTTCATCTATCCATTTTTTGTGCCATTTCTTATAATTATCATCTTTTTCTTTGTTCCAATAAGCGTGCGTTTTCTAAATGTTTCACTCTTTAGTTTTGGAGCCATTCTCTCAACTCTTTTGGTTTGGGGCATACTTTTTATGCTTATTGAACTCTCAAATACAAAAACAATTCCAAGTGAATTAGGCGTTATCGCTCCTATATTTTTACTTTTTATACTAGCCGCGTTGCAGTGGCGTAAATATAGAACAGCCACGTAA
- a CDS encoding 50S ribosomal protein L25/general stress protein Ctc translates to MLEGIVRESTGKGATNALRRDGYLIANIYGKGLENINAAFKMNEYIRTVRNKETLAFPVNIAGKEMSVVVQSYESQAVTGNLLHVDLMVAQPGVVTHYHVPVVPQGDAIGLKNKGLVHLAKRRLRVKAAIENIPSAINVDVSSMDVGDSRLIRDLAAVENITFTDSERVSVLSIIKAK, encoded by the coding sequence ATGTTAGAAGGTATCGTTAGAGAGAGTACTGGTAAAGGTGCTACAAATGCACTACGCCGAGATGGTTATCTAATTGCGAACATTTATGGAAAAGGCTTAGAAAATATTAATGCGGCTTTTAAAATGAATGAGTACATCCGTACAGTTCGTAATAAAGAGACTTTAGCATTCCCAGTAAATATTGCTGGTAAAGAGATGAGCGTAGTAGTTCAGTCTTATGAATCACAAGCAGTTACAGGTAATCTATTACATGTTGATTTAATGGTAGCACAACCAGGTGTTGTGACTCACTATCATGTTCCAGTTGTACCACAAGGTGATGCAATAGGCCTTAAGAATAAAGGTCTAGTTCACCTTGCTAAAAGACGTTTACGTGTTAAAGCAGCAATTGAGAATATTCCAAGTGCAATTAATGTTGATGTTAGTTCAATGGATGTTGGTGACTCAAGACTTATTCGTGATTTAGCAGCAGTAGAAAACATTACTTTCACAGATAGCGAGCGTGTATCTGTACTTAGTATAATTAAAGCTAAGTAG
- a CDS encoding HAD-IIA family hydrolase, with amino-acid sequence MYFIDVQGTLISDEDKSPIRGSIEFINNLNMRNIPYMVVTNNTKKKSSDFYEFLQSLGFEFSYDKYIDPLMLLESRVDKEAVAAYGADEFLETLKSMGYKLDFNNPKTVLIAIKENFMADEYAQMIEFILAGATLVGMHETSIYAKNSKRYPGVGAILKMLEFATSSSYDVVGKPSISFYSESLKRLMSQDSNASYENITMISDDVKGDLGGAKELGMNTIFVTSGKYKTQDEIVPFLKDELKPDFIYADMQDILDQYKLEKI; translated from the coding sequence TTGTATTTCATAGATGTTCAGGGCACTCTTATTAGTGATGAAGATAAATCACCTATTCGTGGGAGCATAGAGTTTATAAACAATTTAAATATGCGAAATATTCCCTATATGGTTGTAACAAATAATACAAAGAAAAAATCATCAGATTTTTATGAATTTTTACAATCATTAGGATTTGAATTTTCATATGATAAATACATAGATCCTTTAATGCTGCTCGAATCAAGAGTTGATAAAGAAGCGGTAGCCGCTTATGGAGCAGATGAGTTTTTAGAAACACTCAAAAGCATGGGATATAAACTGGACTTTAATAATCCAAAAACGGTGCTAATAGCGATTAAAGAGAACTTTATGGCAGATGAATATGCGCAGATGATAGAGTTTATTCTTGCAGGCGCTACTCTTGTTGGAATGCATGAGACATCTATTTATGCAAAAAACTCTAAACGTTACCCTGGAGTTGGTGCAATTTTAAAGATGTTGGAGTTTGCTACAAGCTCTAGCTATGACGTAGTCGGTAAGCCAAGTATTTCTTTTTATTCTGAATCTCTTAAAAGACTGATGTCGCAAGATAGTAATGCGTCTTATGAGAATATCACTATGATTAGCGATGACGTTAAGGGCGACCTGGGTGGAGCTAAAGAGCTTGGCATGAATACTATTTTTGTAACTAGTGGAAAATATAAAACGCAAGATGAGATAGTGCCATTTTTAAAAGATGAGTTAAAACCAGATTTTATATATGCTGATATGCAAGATATTTTAGATCAATACAAGTTGGAGAAAATATGA